In one Rhodococcus sp. B50 genomic region, the following are encoded:
- a CDS encoding type II toxin-antitoxin system PemK/MazF family toxin, whose protein sequence is MAGTWKKLGRQLGRLAVEQGPKIYQQLQQSGALDKARAALSSAGQAGTSGSGTTAAPRPGAAKTSAGTKRPAPGRPVASRTTPTAQRARRLEYSPDLDGRADPGEIVWTWVAYEDDPTQGKDRPVLVVGRDDSTLLGLMLSSNADRDGHRDWLGIGSGPWDAANRPSWVRLDRVLDVPEDGIRREGAVLPPARFDQVAARLRTEFGWS, encoded by the coding sequence GTGGCCGGTACATGGAAGAAGTTGGGCAGGCAACTGGGGCGTCTCGCCGTCGAGCAGGGGCCGAAGATCTACCAGCAGTTGCAGCAGTCCGGAGCGCTCGACAAGGCACGCGCCGCGCTGAGCTCGGCCGGTCAGGCCGGCACCTCCGGAAGCGGTACCACGGCGGCACCGAGGCCTGGTGCCGCGAAGACCTCCGCCGGCACGAAGCGCCCGGCCCCCGGCCGACCGGTGGCCTCGCGCACCACGCCGACCGCCCAGCGCGCGCGCCGCCTCGAATACTCCCCCGACCTGGACGGCCGCGCCGATCCGGGCGAGATCGTGTGGACCTGGGTGGCCTACGAGGACGACCCGACGCAGGGCAAGGACCGTCCGGTTCTCGTGGTGGGACGCGACGACTCGACGCTGCTCGGACTGATGCTGTCGTCGAACGCCGACCGCGACGGTCACCGCGATTGGCTCGGGATCGGCTCCGGACCATGGGACGCGGCGAACCGCCCGAGCTGGGTGCGACTCGATCGCGTGCTCGACGTCCCGGAGGACGGCATCCGCCGCGAGGGCGCGGTCCTTCCCCCCGCACGCTTCGATCAGGTCGCGGCCCGGCTCCGCACCGAGTTCGGCTGGAGCTGA
- the lepA gene encoding translation elongation factor 4 — MLQGDRGLQAAASPSQEHDISTFADTTFTDPEKIRNFCIIAHIDHGKSTLADRMLQLTGVVEERQMRAQYLDRMDIERERGITIKAQNVRLPWKLDGEDYVMHLIDTPGHVDFTYEVSRALEACEGAVLLVDAAQGIEAQTLANLYLALDKDLTIIPVLNKIDLPAADPDRYAGEIANIIGCEPSDVLRVSGKTGEGVPELIDAVIRQVPPPVGNPDAPARAMIFDSVYDTYRGVVTYVRVVDGKIVPREKIKMMSTGTTHELLEVGIVSPEPKATAGLGVGEVGYLITGVKDVRQSKVGDTVTTARNGAEEPLTGYREPRPMVYSGLYPVDGSDYPVLRDALDKLQLNDAALTYEPETSVALGFGFRCGFLGLLHMEITRERLEREFGLDLISTAPNVVYRVVLEGGEEVVVTNPSVWPEGKAREIYEPIVKCTIIAPSEFIGSIMELCQSRRGELGGMDYLSETRVELRYTLPMAEIIFDFFDSLKSRTRGYASMDYEEAGEQEAALVKVDILLQGEAVDAFSAIVHKDAAAAYGNKMTTKLKELIPRQQFEVPVQAAIGSKIIARENIRAIRKDVLAKCYGGDISRKRKLLEKQKEGKKRMKTIGRVDVPQEAFVAALSSEASSDKPKK, encoded by the coding sequence ATTCTGCAGGGTGACCGCGGTCTGCAGGCCGCTGCCAGTCCGAGTCAGGAGCACGACATCAGCACCTTCGCCGACACCACGTTCACGGACCCCGAAAAGATCCGGAACTTCTGCATCATCGCGCACATCGACCACGGAAAGTCGACGCTCGCCGACCGGATGCTGCAGCTCACCGGGGTGGTCGAGGAGAGGCAGATGCGCGCCCAATACCTCGACCGCATGGACATCGAGCGCGAGCGCGGCATCACGATCAAGGCGCAGAACGTGCGCCTGCCGTGGAAGCTCGACGGTGAAGACTATGTGATGCACCTGATCGACACGCCCGGTCACGTCGACTTCACCTACGAGGTCTCCCGTGCACTCGAGGCGTGCGAGGGGGCGGTCCTGCTCGTCGACGCCGCGCAGGGCATCGAGGCGCAGACCCTCGCCAACCTCTACCTCGCGCTCGACAAGGACCTGACGATCATCCCGGTCCTCAACAAGATCGATCTGCCCGCGGCCGACCCCGACCGGTACGCCGGTGAGATCGCGAACATCATCGGCTGCGAGCCGTCCGACGTGCTCCGGGTCTCGGGCAAGACCGGCGAGGGCGTCCCCGAACTCATCGACGCCGTGATCCGGCAGGTGCCGCCACCGGTCGGCAACCCCGACGCTCCCGCCCGCGCCATGATCTTCGACTCCGTCTACGACACCTACCGCGGCGTCGTGACGTACGTGCGTGTGGTGGACGGCAAGATCGTCCCCCGCGAGAAGATCAAGATGATGTCGACGGGCACGACCCACGAACTGCTCGAGGTCGGCATCGTCTCGCCCGAACCCAAGGCCACCGCAGGTCTCGGCGTCGGCGAGGTGGGCTACCTCATCACCGGCGTGAAGGACGTGCGCCAGTCGAAGGTCGGCGATACCGTCACCACCGCCCGCAACGGTGCGGAGGAGCCCCTCACCGGCTACCGCGAACCGCGCCCGATGGTCTACTCCGGCCTGTATCCGGTCGACGGCTCCGACTACCCGGTGCTGCGCGACGCGCTCGACAAGCTCCAGCTCAACGACGCCGCGCTCACCTACGAGCCCGAGACGTCCGTTGCCCTCGGCTTCGGTTTCCGCTGCGGCTTCCTCGGCCTGCTGCACATGGAGATCACCCGCGAACGCCTCGAGCGCGAGTTCGGCCTCGACCTGATCTCGACCGCCCCGAACGTGGTGTACCGCGTGGTGCTCGAGGGCGGGGAGGAAGTCGTCGTGACGAACCCGTCCGTGTGGCCCGAGGGCAAGGCACGCGAGATCTACGAGCCCATCGTCAAGTGCACCATCATCGCTCCCAGCGAGTTCATCGGCTCGATCATGGAACTGTGCCAGTCGCGGCGCGGCGAACTCGGAGGTATGGACTACCTCTCGGAGACCCGCGTCGAGCTGCGCTACACGCTGCCGATGGCCGAGATCATCTTCGACTTCTTCGACTCGCTCAAGTCGCGCACCCGCGGTTACGCCTCGATGGACTACGAGGAGGCCGGCGAGCAGGAAGCCGCCCTGGTCAAGGTCGACATCCTGCTCCAGGGCGAGGCCGTCGACGCGTTCAGCGCCATCGTCCACAAGGATGCGGCCGCCGCGTACGGCAACAAGATGACGACCAAGCTCAAGGAACTCATCCCGCGGCAGCAGTTCGAGGTTCCCGTCCAGGCGGCCATCGGTTCGAAGATCATCGCCCGCGAGAACATCCGGGCGATCCGTAAGGACGTTCTCGCCAAGTGCTACGGCGGCGACATCAGCCGTAAGCGCAAGCTGCTCGAGAAGCAGAAGGAAGGCAAGAAGCGGATGAAGACGATCGGCCGGGTCGACGTGCCGCAGGAAGCGTTCGTCGCCGCACTGTCGTCGGAGGCCTCGTCGGACAAGCCGAAGAAGTAG
- a CDS encoding aquaporin, which produces MEPPRDPESRLDEDLARETSLEIRDPGEFSDLRKYVAEAIGTFLLVFSAVGTAVFAGSRVGQLGVALAFGLTLLFLVYTIGPISGCHVNPAVTLGQLIVGHVTPVRAVGYWIAQVVGGLIAGLTLYAVASSLPSYDRAADGLGANGWGAHSPSAVRGPLGGVLENGYGIGAMIVVEVLLTAVLVFVVLGATDQVADAPIAGIAIGFTLAVIHLISIPIDNTSVNPARSLAVAFYQDGALGQLWAFIVFPLIGGALGALVYTFLFGRRYGLRAS; this is translated from the coding sequence ATGGAACCCCCACGCGATCCCGAATCCCGGCTCGACGAAGATCTCGCGCGCGAGACGTCCCTGGAAATCCGTGATCCCGGTGAGTTCTCCGACCTGCGGAAGTACGTGGCGGAGGCCATCGGGACGTTTCTTCTGGTGTTCTCCGCGGTGGGTACCGCGGTGTTCGCCGGAAGCCGTGTCGGCCAGCTCGGCGTCGCACTGGCGTTCGGCCTGACCCTGCTGTTCCTCGTCTACACCATCGGCCCGATCTCGGGGTGCCACGTGAACCCGGCGGTGACGCTCGGGCAGCTCATCGTCGGGCACGTGACCCCGGTGCGTGCCGTGGGCTACTGGATCGCACAGGTCGTCGGCGGTCTGATCGCCGGTCTGACGCTCTACGCGGTGGCGTCGTCACTGCCGAGCTACGACCGTGCCGCCGACGGACTGGGAGCCAACGGTTGGGGTGCACACAGTCCCTCCGCCGTGCGCGGTCCGCTCGGCGGTGTACTCGAGAACGGCTACGGCATCGGCGCGATGATCGTCGTCGAGGTCCTGCTCACGGCGGTACTGGTGTTCGTGGTGCTCGGCGCGACCGATCAGGTCGCCGACGCACCGATCGCCGGCATCGCCATCGGGTTCACCCTCGCCGTGATCCACCTGATCTCGATCCCGATCGACAACACGTCGGTCAATCCCGCGCGCAGTCTGGCCGTCGCGTTCTACCAGGACGGCGCGCTCGGGCAGCTGTGGGCCTTCATCGTGTTCCCGCTCATCGGAGGCGCGCTCGGAGCCCTCGTCTACACCTTCCTGTTCGGACGGCGGTACGGGCTCAGGGCCTCCTGA